The stretch of DNA TCCTGAATCTTTTTTTCAGCCCAATACAAAAGCTGCTGAAATACTTTACAAAAAGATAATCGAGCTTGCAGATCTTAAAGCAGACGAAAAGGTTCTGGGCTTGTATTGCGGGGCAGGCCCGATTGAAATCTCTCTTGCAGGATATGCGAAGGAGGTTACAGGCATTGATTCATTACAGGCAAATATAATAAATGCCCATGAAAATTGCAAACTGAATAAAGTTAAAAACTGTTTCTTCCATACAGGAAAGGTCGAAACAATTCTGGGTAAAATTAACCTTGATAAAACCGACCTGCTTATTATGGACCCTCCAAGGGGAGGCATCAGCAATGATGGGCTGAAGCATATTGCACGTATAAATCCAAAAAAGATTGGATATATATCATGCAATCCATCCACACTGGCAAGGGATTTAAAAGACATTACAACGCACGGATACAGTATAACCGGCATTACTCCCTTTGATTTTTTCCCCCATACTCCTCATATTGAAACACTTGTTGTTTTAGAACGCTTATAAGTGAATAATTTTTTCATTAGAAAAAGTATATCCGGTGTCAGGATGTCCTTCAAAGAAACACCGATATAGCATGAGATATCAACGAGCATATAAGAACGGGAAAAGCCATTGACTATTCCGGATTCACATAAGCGTATATGTAAATCCGGGTTGAATGGGCAGCGGCATGTCGGGGATTTTGCAGATGTGGATGGGCTGTGAGATTTGCAGCCCGCAGACCGGGGTTATATGGTCAGTACTGTTTTAGCCGGGAACCCACGAGCAGCCAATTATATCGATAAGTAACCAACTGTCACGTGGGTGGCAAACGTCGGAGGATCGCAAGGCGAAGCAGACCGCCGCAGATCAATATCCCCGAACATGCTGCTGACCGACCAAGAAAAAAGAACTAAAAATACTCAAGAAACAAAACAACCTTACCTGCCAAGCCGCTGCCCGTCTAATAAAAAACCTGAAAAACTATGACAAAACAACTCAACAGTTAATAAACTATTGACAATATCGTAAAGATTTATTAAGGAAGAATTATGAACAAAGAAGATGCAAAGATAAGAATAGAAAGCCTTAGAAAAGAAATAAATTATCATAATTACAGGTACTATGTCCTCGATAATCCTTTAGCATCAGATGCCGAATATGACAAGCTGATGCGGGAACTGGCAGAGCTTGAAAGCGCATACCCCGATTTTTTCAATCCCAACTCTCCTACTCAGAGAATCGGTGCAAAACCTCTTGAATCTTTCTCTGCAGTTTCCCATAGAACACCGATGCTGAGCCTTGCAAATGCCATGGATGCAGCAGAAGTTGGAGATTTTGATAAACGGGTCAAAAAACTCCTTAATGTGACTGATCTGGATTATGTAATGGAGGTAAAAATAGACGGGTTAGCCGTTGAACTGGTATATGAAAATGGTGAGTTTGTTTTTGGTTTGACAAGAGGAGATGGCTACATAGGAGAAGATATAACCCAGAACCTGAGAACAATAAGGGCAATACCGATGAAGATGATCGAAAGTTCAGATATTCCCATCCCGTCGCTCCTTGAAGTAAGGGGTGAGATATATATGGGAAAAAAGGAATTTGAAGGTCTGAACAAAAGAAGAGAGCTATCGGGCGAGCCTCTTTTTGCAAATCCAAGGAATGCTGCAAGCGGTTCTGTACGACAACTTGACCCAAAGATTACTTCAGGGCGCAGGCTTAATATTTTCTGTTACGCCATGGGTGAAATGAGGGGAACAAGTGTAGAAACACATTTTCAATTCCTGGAATACCTGAGAAAGTGGGGATTCAGGGTAAACCCTTATGCAAAACTATGCAAAAATCTCAATGAAGTCCTTGAATATTACGAAGAAATTCATAAAAAAAGAGATGAAATTGGCTACGAGATTGACGGCACGGTAATTAAAGTTAACAGGTTTGACTACCAGGATATCCTCGGCGCTGTATCAAGATCGCCAAGATGGGCGATTGCCTACAAATTTGAAGCACATGAAGAAACTACAAAAATCAACCGCATTGATGTCCAGGTTGGAAGGACAGGAGCGCTTACCCCGGTAGCGATACTTGAACCTGTGACAGTCAGCGGAGTGGAAGTCTCAAGAGCAACCCTTCATAATGAAGACGAGATAAAAAGAAAAGATATAATGATCGGTGATACTGTTATTGTGTCCAGGGCAGGTGATGTAATCCCTGAGGTTGTAAGGGTAATAAAAGAAAAAAGGACGGGCTGTGAAAAAGTCTTTACAATGCCGGATATATGCCCGGTATGCGGCGAGCAGGTAGTACGGCCTATTGGTGAGGCAATCCGTCGTTGTATTAATATAAACTGCCCTGCTCAGATAAAGGGCAGCATCGAACATTTTGCTTCAAAAAGAGCAATGGATATTGACGGCCTTGGAGAAAAACTCGTAGAACAACTGGTAGATAAAAATATTATTAAAGACGTGTCGGATTTGTACTATTTAAGCAAAGAGACCCTGTCAAGTCTCGATAGAATGGCTGATAAATCCGCTGAAAACATTATAAATGCAATAAACGCATCTAAAAAGCGTCCATTTGCACGGTTTATATACGCCCTCGGCATAAGACATGTGGGAGAACATATTTCGGTCCTTCTTGCAGAACAATACAAAGACATTGACGGATTAATGGCAGCAAAGGAAGAAGAATTGATAAATATCCCGGAAATCGGGCCTGAGGTATCAAACAGCATTACAACTTTCTTTATAGACGACAAAAACAAAAAAACCATAGAAAGGATCTTAAAATCAGGCGTTGAAATTGAATACAGAAAAGAAGAAATTAAATTGCTTAAAGGTTTGACCTTTGTTTTTACCGGAACCATGAAAGGGATGGGAAGGGACGAGGCGCGGAAAAAAGTGGAAGCTCTCGGTGCTCAGACCTCTTCATCTGTAAGCAAAAAAATAGATTTTCTTGTTGCCGGGGCAGAAGCAGGCTCAAAACTTGACAAGGCAAATGAGCTGGGCATTAGAGTTTTAAATGAAGAAGAATTCCTGGAGATGACAGAGGAAAGGCTGTAAAACCGGAGTTTCCCCATTTTTTAAAATTCCTGCTTCGCGGTTTTTGCCAGAAGTGCAAACTGCAAAGAGTACAAGATTACAAGTGGTAATTCCCTATAGAATGATAAATAAAAAAGGCAGAGCCGAATTGGCCCTGCCTTTTGTTTTGTGAATGTTAATGATGCTTATTTGCTGAATCTTTTCCTCAAACCTGCAAGACCGAGAAGCCCCGGAGCGAGGAGAAGAAGCGACGGCGGTAACGGAACCGGAGAAGTCCTTTCGTATGAGAAACCTCCTCCTCCTTTACCACCACCATCCTGTCCAACCGCCCAACTTGTAAACTTTATGTTCAGGTATATATCATCGGAAATCAAGTGGACAACCCCTGGCGTGTCGACAAGTCCGGGTGGATACCAATCGCACGACTCCCCCCAGGAATAAAAGTCAAGGTTTGAATAATTCGATGCAGTCATAGTCCTGCCTTCATTAAGACCATACAGACTGAAAGCCCATTCAGTATCTGCAGGGGCACTGCCAAGATAGCCATCGGAGGAGCTCTCTTGCGCAATGTTGAATAGACCGGCATAATCCGCCCGAGTAAGCCAGACGTTGGATGTTATGTGGTCCTGATTGGCCGGCTTAGTCCAGTCCGCCCAAGAGGCCTTGGTAAAGGTAATGAGGTTTGACTCCCAGATTATGGGTTCAGCGAAGACGGCGGTCGCCTGAATGGCAGCTACAACTGCAATTAAGAGCACACACAAATACCATTTCGTTTTCATTTAGAGCTCTCCTTCGTCGTGATATTCTTTACGTTGTCATAACACTTTCAAACAACGTGTATATTACTATTCCCAAACACAACGTATAACAAATTAATTTAATTGTCTGTAGGATTTGTTATACAATGCATGTAGGATAAGTACGACAATTTATTGTATGATGGAGCTGAGAACTGAACGTCCTTTACATTTTCATTTTTGACGATTCTCGAAATCAATGAATGTACCAGCTTGCGGCTGTTCCCTTGCCGCCTTGATATCATCTTCGATTTGGAAGTAGAATAGTGCTGCTGCCAGGGATAAGGACAAGATTGTCACGGTGCTTTTTGCTATAGCTGTATCTTTAATTGAGACAGTCTTTCGCTGATCTGTTGAGTCGTGTTTTTCAATTGCTGGATCATGAAAGGCAACTTATCGTTAAGCATTGAGTTTGAGAAGCCGATTACGCAGATGGCCCCGATAGGTAAGTCGTTTGAATAAATAAGTGTTGCTACGGCCCGTACCCCCTTTAAATACTCTTCAAGATCAAGGCTGTAGCCTGCTTCTCTTGTTTTATCAATCTCTTTAAGGAATTCATTGATATCGGTAATACTGTTTTCGGTATATCGCGGCAATCCCTTCTCTTTCAAAAACATCTTTATACTTTCGTTGTCCATAGGTGAGAGAAAAGCCTTGCAGAGAACAGATGCGGTAATCGGGAATTTTAAGCCTATCGGGGAGGATATCTTGAGCGCCTTTTTTGCTTCTACGGCATCGAGGACCCTTGCAACGGTATTTTCACGTATGCAGAGAAACGCAGTTTCATCCACAAGTGAAACCAGTTTTTTCAGAAAAGGCCTTGCGACCATTAGGATCTCTCCTCCTCTGAATACTTTTTTTGCAAGTTCGTATAATTCCGGCCCGATCAAATACTTCTTAGTTTTAATTTCTTTTTCAACGAATTTCTCATCTTTAAGAGCGTTTAATATTCCATAAACAGTGCTTTTACTTACAGACAGGTTATTTGATATTTCCGTGACGCCGAGCGGAGTTCCGCTATCAACTATAAATTTAAGGACTTCAAGAGATTTTTTTAAAATAGGTGGACTATACATAATTCACTATAATGAACAGCATATAATAAATTTAGTATTATGTCAATAATGCTGAATCTAAATGAACCTTAACAATAAATAGTTTTATTCACAATTACAATCGAGGTAAGATAATAAGCAATTTGTTTAAGTAATAAAGGACATAATGTTTTGAAAATTGCCAATAATTTGTTAATATTATAGCACTAAGGATTTGAATGGCAAAATATAAGATTAAATTCCTCCCCATAGACAGGGTATGTTTTTCTGAAAACGGAGAAACTGTACTTGAAACGGCAATGAAGTCCGGCATCCATATTAACGCTTCCTGCGGTGGTAACGCTTCCTGCGGGAAATGCAGGATCAAGGTGCTGAAAGGTAACGCTCCTTCCGGGGTTCATCCTGAAATATCGGAATTAGAGTACGATTCGGGCATAAGGCTTGCTTGCATGACTACCCCGCATTCAGATATGACAATCGAAGTGCCTCTTGAATCACAGGTGGATAAGCTTGTACTGAAAAAGAGAAGTAAGGCAACCTCTATTCTTTCTGCATCAGATATCGGGGAACTTGTAACTGGATGGGACGTGGATCCTGCTGTGTCTAAGAGATATATTGAGTTTGAGCCACCGTCTATTGAGGATAATATATCAGACTTCGGGAGACTTGCAAGGGTGCTGAAGGAGAAGTGCGGTATTGACGGCATTACTGTTGATTTTAAAGTTCTTGCAAAGTTGAGCAAGGTGCTGAGAGATGCTGACTGGAAGGTTACGGTTACAATAGTTCAAATAAGAGAAGGGTATAAACTTATTAACATTGAGCCCGGCAATGCTGTGGAAAATAACTATTCAATAGTGATAGATATTGGAACAACAACAGTTTGCGCACAGCTTCTCGACCTTGCAGGCTGCAGCGTGCTTAAACTAAAGGCACCGGCGGGTACTGGCAGAGATCTTTGTACGCTGGCAGAATCATCCGATTACAATGCCCAGATCAGTTACGGGGAAGATGTGATATCAAGGATCATGTACTCTCAGAAAAAAGGCGGGTTGAAGAAGCTGCAGGAAGTTGTGATCCACACAATCAATGACCTGATAAAAGAACTTATCGAAATAAGCGGCGTAAATACGGAGCATATATCACATCTCGTATTTGCCGGAAATACCACAATGACACATATCGTTCTTGGCCTGGACCCCAAATATATCATGCTTTCGCCATATACGCCGGTGGCAACAATTTTCCCCCCTGTCAGGGCTAAGATGCTTGGTGTAAGAGTAAAGGAGCATGTCCATGTATATGTTTTTCCCTGTGTGTCTTCCTATATTGGCGGAGATATTGTTGCAGGCGTCCTCGGCTCAGGGGTTTTTCAGAGAGACAGGACAGCCCTTTTTATGGATATAGGAACAAACGGCGAGATTGTACTTGGCAATAAAGACTGGCTTGTATGCGCATCATGCTCTGCCGGCCCGGCTTTTGAAGGCGGCGGGATTAAGTTCGGTATGAGGGCAGGGAAGGGTGCAATAGAACAGATCAGAATTAACCCTTCTACTTTTGAGCCCATGACTCTTACTATCGGGCGGGTAAAGCCTATGGGCATATGCGGCTCGGGCTTGATTGATCTTGTTGCAGAACTTATTGAGGTTGGCCTTATAGACCAGAACGGCAAGTTTAAAAGAGATATTAAGACAAAGAGAATAAGGGAAGGAGACAGCAGGTATGAATATGTGGTCTGTTACAAATCCGAGACCTGTATTGACAGAGATATCGTAATCACCGAGGTGGATATAGACAACCTGATGAGGGCAAAAGCAGCTATATATGCCGGATGCAAGGTTCTCCTCGACAATGTTGGCCTTGCCTTTAAGGATGTAGATATGGTTATAATATCAGGCGGATTCGGTCATTATATTGACCTTGAAAAAGCGCAGATTATCGGGTTGCTGCCCGGATTATCTCTGAATAAATTTATATTTGTAGGGAATGGCTCTCTCCTGGGTGCAAGGTTGCTCTCGTTCTGTAAGGGATTTTTGAATGAGACTGAGAGAATTGCGAGAACTATGACGAATATTGAGCTTTCAAATAACAACAAATTCATGGACGAATATATAGCAGCAATGTTTCTGCCCCACACTAATCAGGAGGAATTCCCTGGTGTAATGGAGAAGCTTAGAAGACAGTGAATAGTGAATAGTGAATAATAGCCCTGGCGGACAGGAGTCTGCGCGACATAAAGTGAGTTAAAGCATTGCCGGTTTTATATCGGAAATTGTTAATCAAAAATAAAGGTGTAAATAATGCCAAAAGTTATAGCAATTGCCGGAAAAGGTGGTGTCGGGAAGACGACTATTTGCGGGCTTCTAATAAGGTACCTTGTTGAAGAGGTAAAAGATGGTCCTGTCCTTGCCGTTGACGCTGATCCGAATTCAAACCTGAATGAACTCCTCGGTGTAGATGTTACAGCGACGATCGGCGAGGCGCGCGAGCTTATGAAGAAAGATGTGCCGCAGGGCATGACAAAGGATGTATGGTTCGAATACAAAGTGCATGAGGCAATTATCGAGAGCAAGGGGTTTGACCTTCTTGTTATGGGCAGGCCTGAAGGGCCCGGGTGCTATTGTGCTGCAAACAGTCTTGCGAAACAATCAATTGATGCCTTGAAAGAGAACTATGCCTATGTGGTTGTAGATAACGAAGCAGGCATGGAGCATATCAGCAGGCTTGTTACTCAGGATATAGACCAGTTATATATTATTTCGGATGCGACGCCGAGGGGCGTGATGACTGCAAAACGCATAATTGATCTGATCAGTGATCTGGGCTTGAATATAAAGAGAATGGAGATTGTAATTAACAGGTTAAAAGCCGGTCATGGTGAAAAGCTGATAGATGTGGCCATGCGAACAGGGGAAAAGGTTGCAGGCACTATAAGGAACGATGATGTGCTTATAAAAGACGATATGGAAGGGAAACCCATATTTTTTCTCGATAAAGAATCAGCTGCGCTGATTGATGCATATGAGCTTTTCAAAAAAACTTTGGGACAGGATGGTTTTGTACAGAGTTAAAGGGGAATGCTTGAAGAAGGAGGTCCTATGTCTGCAAAAATCATAAGTGGAACGGAGATCGCGTCCCGGATCAGAGAAGAAATTAAAGAAGATACTGCAAGTTTAATGGAGAAGCACGGAATCGCACCCGGCCTTGCAACGATTATTGTGGGCAGGAATCCTGCATCTGTGAGTTATGTTACGGCAAAACAGAAAACGGCAAAAGACCTCGGGTTTTATTCAATTCAGGAAGATTTGCCGGAAGATGTTCCCGAAGATGTGCTTCTTGAGATAATTAAAAAATATAACAAAGATCAGAAGATACATGGAATACTTGTACAATTACCGTTACCGAAGCAGATAAATGAAAACAGGGTTCTTTATGCGATAGATCCTGACAAGGATGTAGATGGTTTTCACCCCACGAATGTTGGGCGGCTTATGATTGGAGAAGCCCGTTTCTATCCATGCACGCCATATGGGATTCAGCAAATGCTCATAAGAAGCGGTGTGCAGATAGACGGTGCAGAGGTAGTGATTATAGGGAGGAGTAATATTGTTGGGAAACCTATTGCAATGATGCTTG from Pseudomonadota bacterium encodes:
- the ligA gene encoding NAD-dependent DNA ligase LigA, with the translated sequence MNKEDAKIRIESLRKEINYHNYRYYVLDNPLASDAEYDKLMRELAELESAYPDFFNPNSPTQRIGAKPLESFSAVSHRTPMLSLANAMDAAEVGDFDKRVKKLLNVTDLDYVMEVKIDGLAVELVYENGEFVFGLTRGDGYIGEDITQNLRTIRAIPMKMIESSDIPIPSLLEVRGEIYMGKKEFEGLNKRRELSGEPLFANPRNAASGSVRQLDPKITSGRRLNIFCYAMGEMRGTSVETHFQFLEYLRKWGFRVNPYAKLCKNLNEVLEYYEEIHKKRDEIGYEIDGTVIKVNRFDYQDILGAVSRSPRWAIAYKFEAHEETTKINRIDVQVGRTGALTPVAILEPVTVSGVEVSRATLHNEDEIKRKDIMIGDTVIVSRAGDVIPEVVRVIKEKRTGCEKVFTMPDICPVCGEQVVRPIGEAIRRCININCPAQIKGSIEHFASKRAMDIDGLGEKLVEQLVDKNIIKDVSDLYYLSKETLSSLDRMADKSAENIINAINASKKRPFARFIYALGIRHVGEHISVLLAEQYKDIDGLMAAKEEELINIPEIGPEVSNSITTFFIDDKNKKTIERILKSGVEIEYRKEEIKLLKGLTFVFTGTMKGMGRDEARKKVEALGAQTSSSVSKKIDFLVAGAEAGSKLDKANELGIRVLNEEEFLEMTEERL
- a CDS encoding ASKHA domain-containing protein; this encodes MAKYKIKFLPIDRVCFSENGETVLETAMKSGIHINASCGGNASCGKCRIKVLKGNAPSGVHPEISELEYDSGIRLACMTTPHSDMTIEVPLESQVDKLVLKKRSKATSILSASDIGELVTGWDVDPAVSKRYIEFEPPSIEDNISDFGRLARVLKEKCGIDGITVDFKVLAKLSKVLRDADWKVTVTIVQIREGYKLINIEPGNAVENNYSIVIDIGTTTVCAQLLDLAGCSVLKLKAPAGTGRDLCTLAESSDYNAQISYGEDVISRIMYSQKKGGLKKLQEVVIHTINDLIKELIEISGVNTEHISHLVFAGNTTMTHIVLGLDPKYIMLSPYTPVATIFPPVRAKMLGVRVKEHVHVYVFPCVSSYIGGDIVAGVLGSGVFQRDRTALFMDIGTNGEIVLGNKDWLVCASCSAGPAFEGGGIKFGMRAGKGAIEQIRINPSTFEPMTLTIGRVKPMGICGSGLIDLVAELIEVGLIDQNGKFKRDIKTKRIREGDSRYEYVVCYKSETCIDRDIVITEVDIDNLMRAKAAIYAGCKVLLDNVGLAFKDVDMVIISGGFGHYIDLEKAQIIGLLPGLSLNKFIFVGNGSLLGARLLSFCKGFLNETERIARTMTNIELSNNNKFMDEYIAAMFLPHTNQEEFPGVMEKLRRQ
- the folD gene encoding bifunctional methylenetetrahydrofolate dehydrogenase/methenyltetrahydrofolate cyclohydrolase FolD, with translation MSAKIISGTEIASRIREEIKEDTASLMEKHGIAPGLATIIVGRNPASVSYVTAKQKTAKDLGFYSIQEDLPEDVPEDVLLEIIKKYNKDQKIHGILVQLPLPKQINENRVLYAIDPDKDVDGFHPTNVGRLMIGEARFYPCTPYGIQQMLIRSGVQIDGAEVVIIGRSNIVGKPIAMMLAQKAKGANATVTLCHTGTRDLAFHTKRADILIVAAGRPRAITADMVKEGAVVIDVGVNRIGMTPEGKAKLCGDVDFDAVKEKASMITPVPGGVGPMTITMLMLNTLESAKMSAGM
- a CDS encoding AAA family ATPase, which translates into the protein MPKVIAIAGKGGVGKTTICGLLIRYLVEEVKDGPVLAVDADPNSNLNELLGVDVTATIGEARELMKKDVPQGMTKDVWFEYKVHEAIIESKGFDLLVMGRPEGPGCYCAANSLAKQSIDALKENYAYVVVDNEAGMEHISRLVTQDIDQLYIISDATPRGVMTAKRIIDLISDLGLNIKRMEIVINRLKAGHGEKLIDVAMRTGEKVAGTIRNDDVLIKDDMEGKPIFFLDKESAALIDAYELFKKTLGQDGFVQS
- a CDS encoding IclR family transcriptional regulator; its protein translation is MYSPPILKKSLEVLKFIVDSGTPLGVTEISNNLSVSKSTVYGILNALKDEKFVEKEIKTKKYLIGPELYELAKKVFRGGEILMVARPFLKKLVSLVDETAFLCIRENTVARVLDAVEAKKALKISSPIGLKFPITASVLCKAFLSPMDNESIKMFLKEKGLPRYTENSITDINEFLKEIDKTREAGYSLDLEEYLKGVRAVATLIYSNDLPIGAICVIGFSNSMLNDKLPFMIQQLKNTTQQISERLSQLKIQL